GCATGAGCGACCCCAACACTCGGAAAACGCCGGCCTCAACCCTGAGAACGCCTCACAGGCACTCGCTCAGCTGCGGTCAACGCCCTACGATCTCATCTCAGGGGCTCAACGCCACACCTCATGAATAAAGCAGGCTAGTGATAGATATCGATACGTCGCTACCCAGCCAGCGTCCGAACCGCGTGTTCGAGCGACTCCATGGCGAACGCGGACTGCCGGACGTGCTTCGAGTCGACCGGCGTTCCTGCGGGAAGTCTTCACCCGCTACGCCGGCGCCTCACGTAGCCTCGATGATTCATGAGTCTTCTACTGCGTTCAGCGACACCGGTGGGCCTCGCGCGCATAGATTTGTACGCGGCTGAGATTGAAGCTCGTTTTCTGACCGACGCAGGCGTCAGGGTCTCGTTGGCGCTTGCCTTGGTGGTCAAGGAAGCGCGGCGAGGGCACCCGTCTTCGGCGCCCAAATGTGGTCCAGGCGTTCCTTGTCGATGAATACCGTCTCATCGCGATAGCGGGTGAAGAATTCGCGAGCCTCGGCCACGTTGCTCGCCTCGCCCACCACGATGACGCCGGCCATGCCCATCACGTTGTGGTAGGCGCAGTCGAATACGTACACGCCAGGTGCCCTCAGCGTCACGGTGATCGACTTCCCTTTTTGGGCACGCCAGGGTCTCGCCCCCGGCGGCACGAACGCCGACTGAGGCTGATGGTCCAAGTCGTCGACCTGGAAAGTCACCGTATCGCCCGGCGCCATGCGAAGAAAATCGGGGTCAAACAACATGGACTCGAATCCGCGCTTCGCAATAGCCTGCACGACGTGTTCTTCACTCGCGGCCGGACTGCCGACTAACAGCAGGAGCAAGAAAGCGGCGAAGTGTGGTCGATGCGTCATCGTGTTGTGCTCGTGGTGAAAACCGGCGATGAACATTCTACCGCACGCGTCTACACGGTTGGGCTGCGCCGTCCATCGCCGCGCATCACACTGATCGATGAGCGGTGAAACACTGCGCGTCGAATAGCGCTTTCCTTAACTGAAGCCAGTACGCAAGGCGTGCTGTTGTTCGGGAAGGGAAGGAAAATCCGATCGATGACTGAGCGCTTAAAGGGCAGCGTGCCGCTGCTTCTGGTGACGCTTGCCGCCGCGCCGTCGGCGCTGCACGCCGGTCCTTGCGGTGAACAGAGCCCCGTGCGCGAGGCGTATTTCGGTGATATTCACATCCACACGCGCTTCTCGGCCGACGCCTACGTCTTCGATACGCCCGGCGGCCCGGTGGAAGCCTACGAAAGTGCGAAGGGGTTGTGGACGGATCTGGCGCCCGTGACGCCAGGCGGTGCACCGCGCCAGTTTCGCATCAGCGATCCGCTCGACTTCGCCGCTGTCACCGATCATGGCGAGCTGCTCGGCGAGACCGACCTGTGCACGCAGCCTGGTGCCCAAGGCCAGGACTGGCTGTCCGATGAGATCGCCGACGACCTGCTGGATATGGGTTTTGCTGATCAATCGGCGCTCCTGCGTACCCTGTGTAGCGACTACCGAGCGACGGCCAATCCCCAGCGCAACACGGAACTCAGCCAACTGTGTGTGACCGCGCCGCAGAACACGGAGCTCTGCGCGATCGTCGGTCAGTATCTAAACAGCGTCTGGCGCGCCACCATCGACGCGGCCGAGGGCGCCTATGAGCCCTGTTCGTTCACCACCTTCGCCGCCTACGAGTGGACTTCGGGCACGGCGCAGGACGGCTCCTTCTCACGCAATCATCGCAACGTCATCTACCGCGACGTGCATAGCATCACCGACGCGGACGGCGCACCGCTGGTCCATCCCCTGCCGGCGCGCGACGCCACCGCCACACCGGGTGCCCTGCGTCATACCCTGCGGGCCGAGTGCCGCGGCCTCCCCGGCGATCCGAACAACCCGGGCTTGCCGGGCTGCGACGTCCTGGCGATTCCCCACACCTCCAACGATAGCGCTGGCAAGGCCTTTCAACTCGATCCGAACGAACACCCCAAGGCGCGAGCGGAGATGGAACCGCTCATCGAGATTATCCAGCACAAGCAGAGCAGCGAGTGCTCGCCCGCCTCCCATCCAGACGATCCCCTGTGCACCTTCGAGGTGTACGAGCCCGACCGGGGCATGCCCCTGGACATGGCCTCTGGCGGCATGGCCCGCGCCGGGCTGAACGCGGGCCTGCTGGCGCAAGCGCAGTCCGGCGACGTCAATCCGATCCAGCTCGGGTTTATCGCCAGCACGGATACGCACAACGCCACCGGCGGCGCTGTGGAAGAGGACAACTACCCCGGCCACGCGGGCGGCAAAGATGCCACCGCGTCCAGACGTCTCTCCGGACCGAACGCGTACTTTAGCCCGGGAGGGCTGGCAGGTGTCTGGGCCTACGACAACACGCGCGAGAGCATCTTCGATGCGCTGCGGGCGCGCGAGACCTTCGCGACGAGTGGACCGCGCATCAAGGTGCGCATGGTGGCGCGCTGGAGTGACGATCCGCCCTTGCCCGAATCGCCGCGCAACACCTGTGCGGAATTG
This Pseudomonadota bacterium DNA region includes the following protein-coding sequences:
- a CDS encoding plastocyanin/azurin family copper-binding protein — its product is MTHRPHFAAFLLLLLVGSPAASEEHVVQAIAKRGFESMLFDPDFLRMAPGDTVTFQVDDLDHQPQSAFVPPGARPWRAQKGKSITVTLRAPGVYVFDCAYHNVMGMAGVIVVGEASNVAEAREFFTRYRDETVFIDKERLDHIWAPKTGALAALP
- a CDS encoding DUF3604 domain-containing protein codes for the protein MTERLKGSVPLLLVTLAAAPSALHAGPCGEQSPVREAYFGDIHIHTRFSADAYVFDTPGGPVEAYESAKGLWTDLAPVTPGGAPRQFRISDPLDFAAVTDHGELLGETDLCTQPGAQGQDWLSDEIADDLLDMGFADQSALLRTLCSDYRATANPQRNTELSQLCVTAPQNTELCAIVGQYLNSVWRATIDAAEGAYEPCSFTTFAAYEWTSGTAQDGSFSRNHRNVIYRDVHSITDADGAPLVHPLPARDATATPGALRHTLRAECRGLPGDPNNPGLPGCDVLAIPHTSNDSAGKAFQLDPNEHPKARAEMEPLIEIIQHKQSSECSPASHPDDPLCTFEVYEPDRGMPLDMASGGMARAGLNAGLLAQAQSGDVNPIQLGFIASTDTHNATGGAVEEDNYPGHAGGKDATASRRLSGPNAYFSPGGLAGVWAYDNTRESIFDALRARETFATSGPRIKVRMVARWSDDPPLPESPRNTCAELASDAVRGVTFMGSTLPTMPTPTAQPQFLMVGIADPSGASLARMNLVKAWVDGTGALRETQIELPAAPAGGNRFLCRAWKDEVFEPTGPAYYYLRVLELPTPRWSKAACDAQPAPWSCDEGTDLPPPQYAACCDARVYTDIQERAWTSPIFYGPSP